A single genomic interval of Adhaeribacter pallidiroseus harbors:
- a CDS encoding GDYXXLXY domain-containing protein — MNTKKIALFTFLLVALAQVYVPASMILNQEKVWRTGKEYKFKTAPIDPSDPFQGKYITLSFAENRIKIPKNENWLPGEFAYVSVITDSAGFAKIKAISKKEPATNADYFKATVSYVTEDEPNQVIIDFPFDRYYLEESKAADAEQLYRQAQNDTTQTAYALVSIKNGRAVIKDVLVGETTIRELVKAHQKK, encoded by the coding sequence ATGAATACTAAAAAAATCGCCCTTTTTACCTTTCTGCTGGTGGCTCTGGCTCAGGTATATGTTCCGGCCAGCATGATCTTGAACCAGGAAAAAGTTTGGCGTACCGGCAAAGAGTATAAATTTAAAACGGCCCCAATTGATCCGAGTGATCCTTTCCAGGGAAAATATATTACGCTCAGTTTCGCCGAAAACCGTATTAAGATTCCAAAAAATGAAAACTGGCTCCCCGGAGAATTTGCTTATGTTTCGGTGATAACCGATTCGGCCGGTTTTGCTAAAATAAAAGCGATTTCTAAAAAAGAGCCGGCTACCAACGCGGATTACTTTAAGGCCACGGTGAGTTATGTAACGGAAGATGAACCCAACCAGGTGATTATTGATTTTCCGTTCGACCGCTATTACCTGGAAGAATCAAAGGCGGCCGATGCCGAGCAGTTATACCGCCAAGCGCAGAACGACACGACCCAAACAGCCTATGCGCTGGTAAGTATAAAAAACGGTAGGGCGGTTATAAAGGATGTTCTGGTTGGCGAAACGACCATCCGGGAGCTAGTTAAAGCACATCAGAAAAAATAA
- a CDS encoding DUF2157 domain-containing protein produces the protein MRILKDLPELLQAEVITPDTADKIRDYYKSKSRSSTSTNPLFIVFGILGALLIGLGIILIMAHNWDELSRSTKTILSFLPLLIGQGICAYVLIKKQDSRAWRESGSAFLFFAVGASIALVSQIYNIPGGSGTFLFTWMLLCLPLVYILKSSITSLLYISGSTYYATQIGYWSNFTVPYLYWLLLIGVLPHYYQLYQLKPNSNFTTFHHWLAPVSLTIALGTVAQKADELLFIAYFGLFSSFYMFGDLKFLAPHKLRNNGYKVIGTLGTMALLLVLSFNWLWDDLQSRPFPFNQLAKAPEFYASVITSLVATGLLYFSFKNKPLSRIQPLAPGFLFFIFLFVLGHFSPAAVVLINVYILLIGVLTVKSGVRQNHLGLLNLGLLLITALVVCRFFDTDLSFVIRGILFVLVGLGFFMANYWLLQKRKTHEY, from the coding sequence ATGCGCATCCTCAAAGACCTGCCCGAACTCCTGCAAGCCGAGGTTATTACCCCCGATACTGCCGATAAGATCCGGGATTATTATAAAAGCAAAAGCCGTTCATCTACCTCTACCAACCCGCTTTTTATTGTTTTCGGTATTTTAGGCGCTTTATTAATCGGGCTCGGGATCATTCTTATCATGGCGCATAATTGGGATGAGCTTTCGCGGTCTACCAAAACAATTCTCTCCTTCTTACCCCTACTGATTGGCCAAGGAATTTGCGCTTATGTACTAATCAAAAAACAGGATAGTAGGGCTTGGCGAGAAAGTGGATCCGCCTTTTTGTTTTTTGCCGTAGGTGCCAGCATCGCGCTGGTCAGTCAGATTTATAATATTCCGGGTGGTAGCGGTACTTTCTTATTCACCTGGATGTTGCTTTGTCTCCCTTTGGTTTATATTTTAAAGTCTTCCATTACTTCTTTACTTTACATCAGCGGGAGTACGTATTATGCCACACAAATCGGTTATTGGTCCAACTTTACAGTTCCTTATTTATATTGGTTGCTACTGATTGGCGTTCTGCCCCACTACTACCAATTATACCAACTAAAACCCAACAGCAATTTTACGACTTTCCATCATTGGCTGGCTCCGGTTTCTTTAACGATTGCTTTGGGAACAGTAGCGCAAAAAGCCGATGAATTATTATTTATTGCTTATTTCGGCCTTTTCAGCTCTTTTTATATGTTCGGAGATTTAAAATTTTTAGCGCCGCATAAACTACGAAACAATGGTTATAAAGTAATAGGTACCCTTGGTACTATGGCATTATTACTCGTCTTAAGTTTTAACTGGCTTTGGGATGATTTACAAAGTCGGCCCTTTCCTTTTAATCAATTGGCAAAAGCACCGGAATTCTATGCCTCGGTTATTACTTCTTTAGTAGCAACCGGGCTTCTTTACTTTTCTTTTAAAAATAAACCGCTGAGCCGCATCCAACCCCTTGCACCGGGGTTTCTGTTTTTCATATTCCTGTTCGTTTTGGGGCATTTTTCCCCGGCTGCAGTGGTGTTGATCAATGTCTATATTTTATTAATCGGCGTGTTAACCGTTAAATCCGGAGTCCGGCAAAACCATTTAGGGCTACTTAACCTGGGTTTGTTGTTGATTACCGCTTTGGTAGTTTGCCGGTTTTTCGATACCGATCTCAGCTTTGTTATCAGAGGCATTTTGTTTGTTTTGGTGGGTTTGGGATTTTTTATGGCAAATTATTGGCTGCTTCAGAAAAGAAAGACGCATGAATACTAA